The following proteins come from a genomic window of Labeo rohita strain BAU-BD-2019 chromosome 25, IGBB_LRoh.1.0, whole genome shotgun sequence:
- the ppp1r32 gene encoding protein phosphatase 1 regulatory subunit 32 isoform X1 — MDGPLGAVKPSVGTGRPGGRPNNIGLDQYCTSYRQSHGKDLFRPCLGHHFGTGYSANHRPVLYYSSSLDCYDNPQFGLSLLDSFKSQTKRHYQRLVLPDGTEPLACSGSRHRESGYLQLQAQPRPRVASCQTEYKGTYIPHPLRVLVGPMEDSGYTKEASRQPNTFLPQNINMDDARRTQESVMRTDFLPGCFLQGNETLSKLASRALRETGFTRETQRPLTSSGILQGGVSEDRGQTRNTAARWSIGPMGSSGFVLNAPNITSLSHTPADPQHFFTHYQSKFGDKSSLMQQRSEWVRGGIQRHRKSGYSGRDTDRYTRKHIMNMYSCTHERLITSSICLSFTQV; from the exons ATGGATGGACCTTTGGGTGCAGTCAAACCTTCGGTTGGAACAGGCAGACCAGGGGGGCGTCCGAATAACATTGGCCTCGACCAATACTGCACCTCCTACAGACAGTCTCATG GTAAGGATTTATTCCGGCCATGTCTAGGTCATCATTTTGGGACTGGCTACTCTGCCAACCACCGTCCTGTTCTGTACTACAGCTCCAGCCTGGACTGCTATGATAATCCACAGTTTGG TCTCTCACTGTTGGACAGTTTCAAGTCTCAAACGAAGCGTCATTACCAGCGTCTGGTTCTGCCCGACGGGACGGAGCCTTTGGCCTGCTCGGGGTCCAGACACAGAGAGAGCGGATATTTGCAGCTCCAAGCTCAGCCAAGACCT aGAGTGGCGTCCTGTCAGACTGAATATAAAGGCACTTACATTCCTCACCCCCTCAGAGTTTTGG TTGGACCCATGGAGGATAGTGGATACACTAAGGAAGCCAGTCGACAGCCGAACACCTTCCTCCctcaaaatattaacatg GACGACGCTCGCAGGACACAGGAAAGTGTGATGAGGACTGACTTCCTTCCCGGATGTTTCCTACAG ggcAATGAAACATTGTCAAAACTTGCCTCCCGTGCACTTCGAGAAACTGGATTTACAAGAGAAACCCAAAGGCCTCTGACCAGTTCA GGCATTCTGCAGGGTGGCGTTAGTGAGGACAGAGGACAGACTAGAAATACTGCAGCTAGATGGTCTATTGGGCCCATG GGCTCATCAGGATTTGTCCTGAACGCCCCCAACATCACAAGCCTCTCACATACACCAGCCGACCCGCAACACTTCTTCACACACTACCAAAGCAA GTTTGGTGACAAATCATCACTGATGCAGCAGAGATCAGAATGGGTGAGAGGAGGCATACAGAGACACAGAAAAAGCGGGTACAGCGGACGAGACACAGATAGGTACACACGTAAACACATCATGAACATGTATTCGTGTACGCATGAACGCTTAATAACATCATCTATTTGTCTCTCTTTCACACAGGTTTAA
- the ppp1r32 gene encoding protein phosphatase 1 regulatory subunit 32 isoform X2: MDGPLGAVKPSVGTGRPGGRPNNIGLDQYCTSYRQSHGKDLFRPCLGHHFGTGYSANHRPVLYYSSSLDCYDNPQFGLSLLDSFKSQTKRHYQRLVLPDGTEPLACSGSRHRESGYLQLQAQPRPRVASCQTEYKGTYIPHPLRVLVGPMEDSGYTKEASRQPNTFLPQNINMDDARRTQESVMRTDFLPGCFLQGNETLSKLASRALRETGFTRETQRPLTSSGILQGGVSEDRGQTRNTAARWSIGPMGSSGFVLNAPNITSLSHTPADPQHFFTHYQSKFGDKSSLMQQRSEWVRGGIQRHRKSGYSGRDTDRFNISGYNVLVSQ, translated from the exons ATGGATGGACCTTTGGGTGCAGTCAAACCTTCGGTTGGAACAGGCAGACCAGGGGGGCGTCCGAATAACATTGGCCTCGACCAATACTGCACCTCCTACAGACAGTCTCATG GTAAGGATTTATTCCGGCCATGTCTAGGTCATCATTTTGGGACTGGCTACTCTGCCAACCACCGTCCTGTTCTGTACTACAGCTCCAGCCTGGACTGCTATGATAATCCACAGTTTGG TCTCTCACTGTTGGACAGTTTCAAGTCTCAAACGAAGCGTCATTACCAGCGTCTGGTTCTGCCCGACGGGACGGAGCCTTTGGCCTGCTCGGGGTCCAGACACAGAGAGAGCGGATATTTGCAGCTCCAAGCTCAGCCAAGACCT aGAGTGGCGTCCTGTCAGACTGAATATAAAGGCACTTACATTCCTCACCCCCTCAGAGTTTTGG TTGGACCCATGGAGGATAGTGGATACACTAAGGAAGCCAGTCGACAGCCGAACACCTTCCTCCctcaaaatattaacatg GACGACGCTCGCAGGACACAGGAAAGTGTGATGAGGACTGACTTCCTTCCCGGATGTTTCCTACAG ggcAATGAAACATTGTCAAAACTTGCCTCCCGTGCACTTCGAGAAACTGGATTTACAAGAGAAACCCAAAGGCCTCTGACCAGTTCA GGCATTCTGCAGGGTGGCGTTAGTGAGGACAGAGGACAGACTAGAAATACTGCAGCTAGATGGTCTATTGGGCCCATG GGCTCATCAGGATTTGTCCTGAACGCCCCCAACATCACAAGCCTCTCACATACACCAGCCGACCCGCAACACTTCTTCACACACTACCAAAGCAA GTTTGGTGACAAATCATCACTGATGCAGCAGAGATCAGAATGGGTGAGAGGAGGCATACAGAGACACAGAAAAAGCGGGTACAGCGGACGAGACACAGATAG GTTTAATATTAGTGGATATAATGTCCTGGTTTCACAATAA